In a genomic window of Malassezia japonica chromosome 4, complete sequence:
- a CDS encoding uncharacterized protein (COG:K; EggNog:ENOG503P706), which yields MRIVRTRAALLSDYEVLQLLRDAEEKQRAAGRSDDDAEAWMKNVPPNVRTIQFETIASLSQAHRPCAHQTPEQITRFLDALEAKGYSPPDHKILQGAPGLTKAERLQLVNHAPATVVELHTLVEELGQRMSDEQIDDILQCVVAHLPAPQAAEALEVAAAPVADEAPTTYAADEHAMDEDAFPEDHFEHEAPEAPADEDD from the exons ATGCGCATCGttcgcacgcgcgcggcgctgctgtcGGACTATGAGGTGCTGCAGCTTctccgcgacgcggaggaaaagcagcgtgccgcagGCCGTAGTGATGACGATGCGGAAGCGTGGATGAAGAATGTCCCGCCCAACGTGCGGACGATCCAGTTCGAG ACCATTGCCTCGCTCTcgcaggcgcaccgccCCTGTGCGCACCAGACGCCCGAGCAGATTACGCGCTTTTTGGATGCGCTCGAAGCAAAAGGGTACAGCCCGCCCGACCACAAGATCCTgcaaggcgcgccgggcctgaccaaggccgagcgcctgcagctcgtgaaccacgcgccggcgacggtcgtcgagctgcacaCG cttgtcgaggagctgggCCAGCGCATGAGCGACGAGCAGATCGACGATATCCTGCAGTGCGTCGTGGCGCATTTGCCCGCGCCCCaagccgccgaggcgctcgaggtcgccgcagcgcctgtcgccgacgaggcgccgacgacctaTGCTGCGGATGAGCACGCGATGGACGAAGATGCATTCCCAGAGGATCATTTTGAACACGAGGCGCCCGAAGCGCCTGCCGACGAAGACGACTAA
- a CDS encoding uncharacterized protein (BUSCO:EOG09264XLN; COG:J; EggNog:ENOG503P8K6), producing MLRSVLSVPSVRAAVRPRALLGVRMKSDAPPKPDVSDESAQAKLDQLASFLESQPQERPKAQRPPRAQGRGQNMAGSRRVEQVGPTKTFQNGQYYDPYTLNPTNMTAQPRRKALPLLGPLKREAMKQDPIHILALNPAKPSLADDTYKNGALLSEFTSEMGKILPRNITGLTRKSQRYVGKAIRRARALGILPVMSRGRGPKGGDWR from the coding sequence ATGCTTCGATCCGTGctgagcgtgccgagcgtgcgtgcggcggtgcgcccccgcgcgctgctgggcgTGCGCATGAAGAGTGATGCTCCCCCGAAGCCGGACGTCTCGGACGAGTCCGCTCAGGCGAAGCTCGACCAGCTTGCGAGCTTCCTCGAGAGCCAGCCGCAGGAGCGCCCCAAGGCCcagcgcccgccgcgcgcgcagggCCGCGGCCAGAACATGGCGggctcgcgccgcgtcgagcaggtcgggCCGACAAAGACCTTCCAGAACGGGCAGTACTACGACCCCTACACGCTGAACCCCACCAATATGacggcgcagccgcggcgcaaggcgctgccTCTGCTGGGCCCTTtgaagcgcgaggcgatgAAGCAAGATCCTATTCATATTCTCGCGCTGAACCCCGCGAagccgtcgctcgcggaTGATACATACAAAAACGGCGCGCTCCTGTCCGAGTTCACGTCGGAGATGGGCAAGATTCTGCCGCGTAACATTACAGGGCTCACACGCAAGAGCCAGCGGTATGTAGGCAAGGCCatccgccgcgcacgcgcgctcggcatctTGCCGGTGATGAGCCGTGGGCGTGGGCCAAAAGGCGGCGACTGGAGGTAG
- a CDS encoding uncharacterized protein (EggNog:ENOG503NTW4; COG:G; BUSCO:EOG09263GIG) yields the protein MHYGLYLVTGRALLPAGKDYLESLDETLRDGHVSVVQIREKHTPYDEFLEIAQQSLAVCDKYNVTMIINDSIEVAEKLPERVGLHLGQDDEKMALARERLGPRRILGLSVHTPAQARAALDSEADYVGVGPVWPTESKAGIDKEDVLMLHGARDVVAALVRSPEDAPKGGRMRLPCVLIGGLNMRTATRTLVGASSPVNAPDGMAVISAIVARRDPGRAAAELFAALEAFRAVQACRASHAATAPLQSAPLAAPFDSAHALLDATAALFTAHHTVYDGETHTEDDSKVTVPRPLVQTITSHVSSYFSANVALAFSASPIMSHEAEEAEALSAATRALVLNIGTINAEARKGMAVAGPAANEHGTPVVLDPVGVGATPFRFETVQTLLNQTQVSLIKGNAGEIAALAGSSEAQSQGVDSVGALATPAQLAAQLAMQEGALVLLTGATDYLTNGEIVIEARCGTPLLGRATATGCALGVMVAAGLASATHAYDIKLGSAGVQRMTPPRTHPKLLVGALMGVLAYTIAAERAAALPSVRGPGTFLPALLDSIASLKPSVLHEYADRVSVYAL from the exons ATGCACTACGGGCTGTACCTCGTCACCGGCCGGGCGCTCCTGCCGGCGGGCAAGGACTATCTCGAGAGTCtcgacgagacgctccGAGATGGGCACGTATCGGTTGTGCAGATTCG CGAAAAACACACGCCCTACGACGAGTTTCTCGAGATCGCTCAGCAGTCGCTGGCCGTGTGCGACAAG TACAATGTCACAATGATCATCAACGACAGCATCGAAGTCGCCGAAAAGCTCCCGGAACGTGTCGggctgcacctcggccaggATGACGAGAAaatggcgctcgcgcgcgaacGCCTCGGGCCACGCCGCATCCTCGGGCTGTCGGTACacacgccggcgcaggcgcgcgcagcgctcgaCAGCGAGGCGGACTATGTGGGCGTCGGTCCGGTCTGGCCGACAGAGTCCAAGGCGGGCATTGACAAGGAGGACGTCCTGAtgctgcacggcgcacgcgacgtcgtcgccgccctcgTTCGTAGCCCAGAGGACGCGCCCAAGGGGGGGCGCATGCGCCTGCCTTGCGTCCTGATCGGCGGCCTCAAcatgcgcacggcgacgcgcacgctcgtcggcgcctcgtcgccggtgAACGCGCCGGACGGCATGGCAGTCATCTCGGcgatcgtcgcgcgccgcgatccgggccgtgcggcggcggagctCTTTGCGGCCCTCGAGGCGTTTCGTGCGGTTCAGgcatgccgcgcgtcgcacgccgcgaccgcgccgctgcagtCGGCACCGCTTGCTGCGCCCTTTGactcggcgcacgctctgcTCGACGCCACCGCGGCACTCTTCACCGCGCACCACACGGTATACGACGGCGAGACCCACACCGAGGACGACTCCAAGGTTACTGTTCCCCGCCCGCTCGTGCAGACGATCACGTCGCATGTCTCGTCGTACTTTAGTGCGAACGTCGCGCTTGCGTTCTCTGCAAGCCCGATCATGAGCCACGAGGCggaggaggccgaggcgctgagcgccgcgacgcgtgcgctcgtgctcaaCATCGGCACGATcaacgccgaggcgcgcaagggTATGGCTGTTGCCGGCCCGGCGGCAAACGAGCACGGGACGCCGGTCGTTCTCGACccggtcggcgtcggcgcgacgccgttcCGTTTCGAAACGGTGCAGACGCTCCTGAACCAGACGCAGGTGTCGCTCATCAAGGGCAACGCCGGCGAGattgccgcgctcgccggctcGAGCGAAGCGCAGTCGCAGGGCGTCGATAGTGTAGGCGCcctcgcgacgcccgctcagctcgccgcgcagctcgcgatGCAGGAAGGTGCACTCGTCTTGCTCACCGGCGCAACCGACTACCTGACGAACGGCGAGATCGTCATCGAGGCGCGGTGCGGCACGCCCCTCCTGGGCCGTGCGACTGCGACGGGatgcgcgctcggcgtaaTGGTCGCTGCCGGCCTCGCATCGGCTACACACGCCTACGATATCAAGCTGGGGTCcgccggcgtgcagcgcatgaCGCCCCCACGCACGCACCCCAAGCTCCTGGTCGGTGCGCTGATGGGTGTGCTCGCCTACacgatcgccgccgagcgcgccgccgcgctgccgagcgtgcgtggcCCCGGCACCTTTCTTCCCGCCCTGCTCGACTCGATCGCATCGCTCAAGCCCTCTGTACTGCACGAGTATGCTGACCGCGTCTCGGTCTATGCGCTCTGA
- the PSF3 gene encoding DNA replication protein (COG:L; EggNog:ENOG503P24V; BUSCO:EOG09264O2D) encodes MDPDYWSVEAILAEGQRLPCVFQVDVPGLGHLEESGEVDMHKNTRIELVYWMAHLLAVYDIVTIQQPRAYGARVRSALEASASSVQLRSLLPYWYALAVRLARLLASEDLQALLSKVRRLAHQTYIGRLARIYELAILLSPGGDGRVSGDASLSMEMQNFLQGLDESEALLLQAGQVSTRTMQEYLTGSD; translated from the exons ATGGACCCCGACTACTGGAGTGTCGAGGCGatcctcgccgagggccAGCGGCTCCCGTGCGTGTTCCAAGTGGATGTTCCCGGCCTTGGGCACCTCGAAGAGTCAGGTGAAGTGGAT ATGCACAAAAAcacgcgcatcgagctcgtgTACTGGATGGCGCATCTGCTGGCCGTGTA CGATATTGTCACGATCCAGCAGCCCCGTGCATACGGAGCACGCGTACGTTCAGCACTCGAGGCCTCTGCATCGTCCGTGCAGCTGCGTTCGCTCTTGCCGTACTGgtacgcgctcgcggtccGCCTGGCGCGTCTGCTCGCGTCCGAAGACCTGCAAGCGCTCCTGTCCAAAGTACGTCGTCTTGCTCACCAGACCTATATcggccgccttgcgcggATCTACGAGCTGGCGATCCTCCTgtcgcccggcggcgacggccgcgtgtcgggcgacgcgtcgctgtcGATGGAGATGCAAAACTTCCTACAAGGCCtcgacgagagcgaggcgctcctgctgcaGGCCGGGCAAGTGTCTACGCGCACGATGCAAGAGTACCTGACCGGGAGTGACTAG
- the SEC10 gene encoding Exocyst complex component 5 (EggNog:ENOG503NUB1; BUSCO:EOG09260WUS; COG:U), which produces MAESGVVGAPRARHRPVPAPPPSAAVETKEMARERLLGLPNFQGTFHAPELIAGLSEEHLEAARAQPVFDARPFLKTFSESSAELQEMRARVAERCTTLNSAVQVSQSVYTKKLRQLTNNFDATQTSFAQLQERISDVGRTAIRIGEQLESLDRQRTRASETHDLIEYYYMFARGDTTRLDKLRKEGGREGRLKAAMIARRLAVISREVDIKGSHATREAIDRYCEQFERDMLKLFDKYYRRSDPKTMSHIAHVLQSFNGGVSCIQIYVNQHDFFISKDRVTEAEQIDKSPMWEAISDPDALPPRKEPALDALFVEIRRTVELEAQIIAAVFPSPLLVMQTFLQRVFAQSVQAFVEAIMHRAQEIDQESAPQTAKHDPTADITGLAFLRMLHVTRSSALQLVNDVKMIDLRSAGITVSSAYGPQSSLDGLFSLSGAEADALQRSDATNALLGQPYSAAQLAAAGGSPLAAMLDQAVEELFFPYLDQIKYIDRECRVLSGLCANALHRFFTWHRNTIKASRANATIFSRVRDQFTGANTASFGSSVAFATLSDSAGHQANAAPVSSFKKLVDRARGAQTPLEEEAPPRVDENDTPDARGELSLDLAERLLRWHAEALGRCVDLGSATEVPKNTFVLLRVLTDAYLKAYVEAALETATVQLFSYDVRSAQAPDLAPLELVMRTEQLSTLWQHYVQTAVLPLTAPSVTIRRETVIYNNHNMLRVEGKCEALLQKFTDNILAFLAARLATQKKTDYAPKNDDVMFARLNTDPCLAIVEALESLHAAALTFLPERTRESLLTEIGVGFHALLLEHLKKYTVSATGGLMLTKDLAMYQDICCKFEVPIVTDRFEMLRQLGNLFIVQPSVLKSYMREGHLARIDEHLLRPYLLRREDYSREVRDLQDDGEEQGGTSIFSSLSHHGVLSQSWSMNDTKAQESTTFVTDLPDQTAWLETLANRASPAPEAGGTPTGVSRTSTPQPSHLGVPPSPRGSPRDEVSRTPSPVQTRKDRLAQLNNLVNDFESM; this is translated from the coding sequence ATGGCGGAGTCTGGCGtggtcggtgcgccgcgcgcgcggcaccgcccggtgcctgcgccgccgccgagcgcggccgtggAGACGAAAGAGATGGCGCGGGAGCGTCTGCTGGGCCTCCCCAACTTCCAAGGCACCTTTCACGCGCCCGAGCTGATCGCGGGCCTCTCGGAggagcacctcgaggcggcgcgtgcgcagcccgTCTTTGACGCGCGCCCCTTTCTCAAAACCTTTTCGGAGAGCAGCGCGGAGCTGCAGGAgatgcgtgcgcgcgtAGCGGAGCGGTGTACGACGCTCAACTCGGCGGTGCAAGTGTCGCAGTCGGTGTATACCAAAAAGCTGCGCCAGCTGACCAACAACTTTGACGCGACGCAGACCTCgtttgcgcagctgcaggagcgTATCTCGGATGTGGGCCGCACGGCGATCCGTATcggtgagcagctcgagtcgctcgaccgccagcggacgcgcgcgagcgagacgcACGACCTGATCGAGTACTACTACATgtttgcgcgcggcgacacgacgcgcctcgacaagctgcgcaaggaagGCGGCCGCGAAGGGCGCCTCAAGGCGGCGATgattgcgcgccgcctcgcggtcaTCTCGCGGGAAGTCGATATTAAAGGCAGCCAtgcgacgcgcgaggcgatTGACCGCTACTGCGAGCAGTTTGAGCGCGATATGCTCAAGCTCTTTGACAAGTACTACCGCCGCTCGGATCCCAAGACCATGTCGCACATTGCGCATGTCCTCCAGAGCTTCAACGGAGGCGTGAGCTGCATCCAGATCTATGTGAACCAGCACGACTTTTTCATCTCGAAAGACCGCGTGACAGAAGCGGAGCAGATTGACAAGTCGCCGATGTGGGAGGCGATTTCGGAccccgacgcgctgccgccgcgcaaggagccggcgctcgatgcgctcttTGTCGAGAtccggcgcacggtcgagctcgaggcgcagatcATTGCGGCCGTCTTTCCGAGTCCGCTGCTGGTCATGCAGACGttcctgcagcgcgtcttTGCACAGAGCGTCCAGGCGTTTGTGGAAGCCATCATGCACCGCGCCCAGGAGATCGACCAGGaaagcgcgccgcagacCGCCAAGCACGATCCGACCGCCGACATTACCGGCCTCGCGTTCCTGCGTATGCTGCATGTGACGCGCAGTAgcgcgctccagctcgTGAACGACGTCAAGATGATCGATctgcgctcggccggcATCACCGTGTCGAGTGCGTACGGGCCCCAGAGCAGCCTCGACGGGCTCTTTTCGCTGTCGGGCGCCGAAGCTGACGCGCTGCaacgcagcgacgcgaccaatgcgctgctcggccagcCGTACTCTGCGGCacagctcgcggccgcgggAGGAAGCCCGCTCGCCGCAATGCTCGAccaggcggtcgaggagctcttCTTCCCGTACCTCGACCAGATCAAGTACATCGACCGTGAGTGCCGTGTGCTGAGCGGGCTGTGCGCgaatgcgctgcaccgctTCTTTACGTGGCACCGCAACACGATCaaggcgagccgcgcgaaTGCGACCATCTTTagccgcgtgcgcgaccaGTTCACCGGCGCGAATACCGCGTCGTTCGGCAGCAGTGTCGCCTTTGCGACGCTGTCCGACAGCGCCGGGCACCAGGCGAATGCCGCGCCAGTGTCGTCCTTTAAaaagctcgtcgaccgtgcgcgcggcgcgcagaccccgctcgaggaagaggcgccgccgcgtgtCGACGAGAACGACACGCCGGACGCGCGTGGCGAGCTTTccctcgacctcgccgagcgcctgctgcgctggcacgccgaggcgctcggccgctgCGTCGACCTCGGGAGTGCGACCGAGGTGCCAAAAAACACGTTTGTGCTCTTGCGCGTGCTTACGGACGCCTACCTCAAAGCGtacgtcgaggcggcgctcgagacggcgACCGTGCAGCTCTTTTCGTACGACGTGCGCTCTGCTCAAGCGCCGGACCTCGCCCCGCTGGAGCTTGTGATGCGGACCGAGCAGCTGAGCACGCTGTGGCAGCACTATGTCCAGACGGCCGTCCTGCCGCTGACGGCGCCCAGCGTGACGATCCGCCGCGAGACGGTGATCTACAACAACCACAATATGCTGCGTGTGGAAGGCAAGTGCGAGGCACTCTTGCAAAAGTTCACCGACAACATCCTCGCGttcctcgcggcgcgcctcgcgacgcagaAAAAGACGGACTATGCGCCAAAGAACGACGACGTGATGTTTGCCCGACTGAACACCGATCCGTGCCTCGCAatcgtcgaggcgctcgagtcgctgcacgcggccgcgctcacGTTCCTTccggagcgcacgcgcgagtCGCTCCTGACCGAGATCGGCGTCGGGTTccacgcgctgctcctcgagcacctcaAAAAGTACACGGTCAGCGCGACGGGCGGCCTGATGCTGACCAAGGACCTGGCCATGTACCAGGACATTTGCTGCAAGTTTGAAGTGCCGATCGTCACGGATCGCTTCGAGAtgctgcgccagctcggCAACCTGTTCATCGTGCAGCCGAGCGTGCTCAAGTCGTACATGCGCGAAGGTCACCttgcgcgcatcgacgagcACCTCTTGCGGCCGTACCTGCTCCGCCGCGAGGACTactcgcgcgaggtgcgcgatCTGCAGGACGACGGAGAGGAGCAGGGCGGTACGTCGATCTTTTCGTCGCTCTCGCACCACGGCGTGCTCAGCCAGTCCTGGTCGATGAACGACACCAAGGCGCAGGAGAGCACGACGTTTGTCACCGACCTGCCCGACCAGACGGCCtggctcgagacgctcgcgaaccgcgcgtcgcccgcgccagaggcgggcggcacgccgaccggagtctcgcgcacctcgacgccgcagccgaGCCACCTCGGCGTCCCGCCCTCGCCACGGggctcgccgcgcgacgaggtatcgcgcacgccgtcccCGGTGCAGACGCGCAAGGACCGgctggcgcagctcaaCAATCTCGTGAACGATTTTGAGTCTATGTAA
- a CDS encoding uncharacterized protein (antiSMASH:Cluster_2; COG:S; EggNog:ENOG503P7P4; TransMembrane:1 (n2-13c22/23o547-575i)), which yields MAATFAALVSALVDEPERSCVAQAVAEAEATQALRTLDDDEKKALEKRISALLGTPAAQQGHAWHAAGSVAAAYVAQQGWDAVEANGGEWVHRALALCEQALLQMQGGSEKARDALLPFLGVVVREAMGAEASAHPEYYRVVVAPNVPKLASALVELAAEPNAELLALLYASFVRNATTYRPHVAKLHALCMRILFAPHAEPGGTPPPEALAAAAARLFSALHLTGAVSEGTAHGKVLQTQLWAAPATEMLDAAFAALGSLTPSRAPAPCAALGWSKTTPDYVVGIPWSCARLFCLAGDDAHLGVLMHYLATPTPRPVPVPIGRVVLLAASMIRVRSDDAAPRDQLRAEAAALPQVRRAGLRLLGEVVAQFQEACWPYLYDEHSVLDDVCTAAERAAGDRERLIALRTLSLLLTSGMLPDASLPGAALPLDPASGRVQRTARLAIDACSTFLLPQASEPAAKRARVFESDAVLASTRAAQDAVLGQSNLAWQLARAGVCLFQAVFRTLACSATPGSRDLARTGALVVLGLAEATVDGRVLDVARADTLALCLASITAVAELVLANGGALVAYILLRIRALFVRGAASPVALVRAACESALARTLPLLRPRAPPVFDSVDSAALEGSDVDVVPLPKPGYDASKRGVAALYEAHRLDNPDMDVEAPAPAAAPAPVAAPAAKVVPPSAPAPAASIPLDTPDSDSDSDAMPELDAGGSDDE from the exons ATGGCGGCAACattcgcggcgctcgttagcgcgctggtcgacgagccggaGCGCTCATgcgtggcgcaggccgtggctgaggccgaggcgacgcaggcACTGCgtacgctcgacgacgacgaaaAGAAGGCGCTCGAAAAGCGCATTTCCGccctgctcggcacgccggccgcacAGCAGGGCCATGCATGGCACGCTGCAGGGTCGGTGGCcgccgcgtacgtcgcgcagcaggggtgggacgcggtcgaggcgaACGGCGGGGAATGGGTCCaccgtgcgctcgccctCTGCGAGCAGGCCCTGCTGCAGATGCAGGGCGGCTCAGAAAaggcacgcgacgcgctcctcccTTTCCTGggcgtcgtcgtgcgcgaggcgatggGCGCAGAAGCAAGCGCGCACCCCGAGTACTACCGCGTAGTCGTCGCGCCCAACGTCCCAAAGCTCGCTAgcgcgctggtcgagctggcggccgagccaaacgccgagctccttgcgctgctgtaCGCATCCTTTGTGCGCAACGCCACGACATATCGCCCGCACGTCGCAAAACTGCACGCGCTGTGCATGCGCATCCTATTTGCACCGCACGCCGAACcgggcggcacgccgccgccggaagcactcgccgcggcggccgcgcgcctcttttcggcgctgcacctcaCCGGCGCTGTCAGCGAGGGAACGGCGCACGGCAAGGTCCTGCAGACCCAGCTGTGGGCCGCACCCGCGACCGagatgctcgacgcggcctttgcggcgctcggctcgctgacgccgtcgcgcgctccggcgccctgcgcggcgctcggctggAGCAAGACGACGCCGGACTATGTCGTGGGTATTCCCTGGAGCTGTGCGCGTCTCTTTTGCCTGGcaggcgacgacgcgcacctcggcgtcctGATGCACTacctcgcgacgccgacgccgcgcccggtgccggtgccgatCGGGCGCGTGGTGCTGCTGGCCGCCAGCATGAttcgcgtgcgctcggacgatgcggcgccgcgcgatcagctgcgtgccgaggccgcggcgctgccccaggtgcgccgcgcgggcctgcgcctccttggcgaggtcgtTGCGCAGTTCCAAGAGGCGTGCTGGCCCTATCTCTACGACGAGCACAGCGTACTGGACGACGtgtgcacggccgccgagcgtgcagccggcgaccgcgagcgtctgattgcgctgcgcacgctctcgCTCCTTCTTACGAGCGGCATGCTGCCGgatgcgtcgctgccgggcgcggcgctcccgCTGGATCCGGCGTCGGGGCGCGTacagcgcacggcgcgcctcgcgatcGATGCGTGCAGCACGTTTTTGCTTCCGCAGGCCTCGGAGCCTGCagcgaagcgcgcgcgcgtctttGAGAGCGATGCCGTGCTTgcgtcgacacgcgcagcgcaggaCGCGGTCCTCGGCCAGTCCAACCTCGCGTGGCAGCTGGCGCGGGCGGGCGTGTGCCTCTTCCAGGCAGTGTTCCGCACGCTTGCGTGCAGTGCGACGCCAGGAAGCCGCGACCTGGCACGGACGGGGGCGCTGGTCGTGCTtggccttgccgaggcgaccGTCGACGgacgcgtgctcgacgtcgcgcgtgccgacacCCTTGCACTGTGCCTCGCCAGCATCACCGCAGTGGCCGAGCTGGTGCTTGCCAATGGCGGGGCGCTTGTTGCGTACATTTTGCTTCGTATCCGTGCGCTGTTTGTGCGTGGCGCTGCATCGCCtgtggcgctcgtgcgtgcggcgtgcgagtcggcgctcgcacgTACGCTGCCCCTGCTGCGtcctcgtgcgccgccggtgtTTGATAGCGTGGACTCGGCGGCACTCGAAGGAAGCGACGTGGACGTCGTGCCGCTTCCCAAGCCGGGCTACGACGCGAGCAAACGGGGCGTTGCGGCACTGTACGAAGCACACCGACTTGACAATCCAGACATGGACGTGGAAG CTCCTGCCCCTGCGGCGGCTCCTGCCCCTGTGGCGGCTCCTGCCGCCAAGGTCGTACCGCCGTCTGCGCCCGCACCGGCAGCGTCGATCCCGCTTGACACGCCCGATtccgactcggactcggacgcgatgcccgagctcgatgccggcggctcggacgacgagtaG
- the PEX2 gene encoding peroxisome assembly protein (Peroxin-2) (COG:O; antiSMASH:Cluster_2; TransMembrane:2 (i129-146o230-246i); EggNog:ENOG503NXSS) — protein MRGDERAFYEAAYDRARPQIKQIRGRLSHFPSPVLRVQRVGQLDADLLDQELTDLLAEPVKAALRNVSPTAATRHSAEIYLLLKLALYKFSIYDRSASYGAMLQNLKYRNEWAHTSGLQSTARDAPLRWFQLGMYPILTIILPYAYTKSKAWMSDRSYADAPSDSPEFLAWSLAEQGQRLWNMLGLLNFGFFLWNGKYRTIADRILGMRLTYANRALNRNVSFEFLNRQLVWNAFTEFLLFLLPLVKPQRLLRRLARIPTHPTVLAALHGTLPQGISKRIGLEHDEKAGRVRLGGRRDRPAYGRYYNLPEECCAICFERLEKAAGVDIDVRAQAPPPPPPPPHVAIPSVDPLHPSKGLVARRRNREKDREEEPAESSAAAQRAAVRAAKLAERRAARRAQGVQPQETSRPSLLAASPNGIKYLDALATTPYQTLPCAEKGNGCIYCYYCIAEKLMSESTDDDLQDQGGWECLRCAERVYGAERVPAVAES, from the exons ATGCGTGGGGACGAGCGGGCGTTTTACGAGGCGGCGTAcgaccgcgcgcggccgcagaTCAAGCAGATTCGGGGGCGCCTGTCGCACTTTCCGTCACCGGTGCTgcgtgtgcagcgcgtggGCCAGCTGGACGCGGACCTCTTGGACCAGGAGCTGAccgacctgctcgccgagccggtcaaggcggcgctgcggaatgtctcgccgacggccgcgacACGCCACTCGGCAGAGATCTACCTCTTGCTGAAGCTGGCACTGTACAAGTTTAGTATCTATGAccggagcgcgtcgtacgGTGCCATGCTCCAGAACCTCAAGTACCGGAACGAGTGGGCGCATACTTCGGggc TGCAATCGaccgcgcgcgatgcgccgctgcgctggTTCCAGCTGGGGATGTACCCTATTCTGACCATCATCCTCCCGTACGCATACACGAAAAGCAAGGCGTGGATGAGCGACCGCTcgtacgccgacgcgccgagcgactcgcCCGAATTCCTCGCGTGGTCACTTGCGGAGCAGGGGCAGCGCCTGTGGAACATGCTGGGGCTGCTCAACTTTGGCTTTTTCCTGTGGAACGGCAAGTACCGCACGATCGCCGACCGCATTCTCGGCATGCGCCTCACGTACGCGAACCGCGCGTTGAACCGCAACGTCTCGTTCGAGTTCCTGAATCGGCAGCTGGTCTGGAATGCATTCACG GAATTCCTCCTCTTTTTGCTGCCGCTCGTCAAGCCacagcgcctgctccggAGGCTCGCGCGCATTCCGACGCACCCCACGGTgcttgccgcgctgcacggcacgcTCCCGCAGGGTATCTCGAAGCGCATCGGCCTTGAACACGACGAAAAGGCGGggcgcgtacgcctcggcggACGCCGCGACCGTCCGGCATATGGCCGCTACTACAACCTCCCGGAAGAGTGCTGTGCGATCTGCtttgagcgcctcgagaagGCCGCAGGCGTTGAcatcgacgtgcgcgcgcaggccccgccgccgccgccgccgccgccgcacgtcgCGATCCCAAGTGTCGACCCACTGCACCCCAGCAAgggcctcgtcgcgcgccgccgcaacCGCGAAAAGGAccgcgaggaggagccggccgagtcgagcgccgccgcacagcgcgcggccgtgcgtgcagcgaagctcgccgagcgccgcgccgcacgtcgTGCACAGGGCGTGCAGCCGCAGGAGACGAGCCGGCCGAGCCTCTTGGCCGCGTCGCCAAACGGGATCAAGTatctcgacgcgctcgcgacgacGCCGTACCAGACGCTGCCGTGCGCCGAAAAGGGGAACGGGTGCATTTACTGCTACTATTGCATCGCCGAAAAGCTCATGTCCGAGTCGACCGACGACGATCTGCAGGACCAGGGCGGATGGGAGTGCCTGCGGTGTGCAGAGCGCGTGTATGGCGCAGAACGTGTGCCGGCCGTAGCAGAGAGCTAG